The following nucleotide sequence is from Nothobranchius furzeri strain GRZ-AD chromosome 6, NfurGRZ-RIMD1, whole genome shotgun sequence.
actcacacacacactcgggtTTCTGACCTCGTTTATGAACTTGATGCACTCCAGGAACATGAAGTCTTGGTGGTTCTCGTTCACCACCTTCTCGTCGAGGAAATGCCGCGGTTCCAGAGTCGGATGACCTGAGGAGAAACCAGCGTGAGTCGGCCTGGTTGCCACCAGGAGTCGCTGTTGACGATCAAATCCGAAATATCCCAGCGCAGCCTTAAACTTCTGTGTTAAATTAAAGCTGGTTTAGGAATTTAATCTGTGAACCAATCAGCAGCAGAGGCTCCAGACTTCGCAGCGTTGAAGGTCTGAGGTAAATCTGAAAAACTGTTGTCTATTTTTGACTTTTGTCTTCGTTAACTGATTTACAAAAAGCGTTCCCTTAACAACCGTTTAGTTttaggtaaataaataaaaagctgcttTTGTTGATCTGAAGTGGGATTTGAGTCGTTTTAAGATCGGCTGAAAATTCTATTATTTGGTTTTAATTACCGGCTGATTTATTGATCGTTAGAAATAATAAAACATGTCTGTAGTTTATGTTCAGGGTGAAAATAATTCAGGTTATTGACCAACAGATAAATCTGCAGGGGAGTTGGTTTTCTGGGGAGCAGCTGCTCCGGTGCTGGGATCAGACAGGGCTGGATGTCTGCCTGCTGCCCCCTAGTGCTCACATCCGGTCCCTACACCGCAGCTCCTCCCACAACAAAGAGCTGCTTTCCTAAAGGACCCGGCGGACTGCCTTCTGCCCTGGCAGCAGTCCCAGGAACACCATTTTGGATGTGTTCAGGATTTTAGTAAAAGCACAACTAAAGTGTTAGTGGTCCGTGCATCGCCTAACTCTGTGGGCGGAGCCTCACCTATGAACTGGGAGCTGCCCCAGATGAAGGGCAGGAACTGGAAGTCATCCAGGCCCCAGACTCCTTGGCTCCCAGCCGGCTCCATCCTGTAGGTTTTCTGCAGCTTCCTCATCACCTGGAGGTACCTCAAGAACACACAGATGTTCCAGATGTTATAGCTCGGTCGAACAAGAGAAGCATCAAAACCTAACTCTAAATAAGGAGGTGTCCTAATCAGAACAGCCTCCTTTCAGTGAGGAGGCAGCTTGGGTCCTGGATCTTCAGGTGCTGATCCAGATCTCATGACCTCAGGTGAGGGTTTAGATGGCCCAGTAAATCCAGAGCTTCCAGCTCAGCTCCTCACTAGAGACAAAGTCCTGCTCGGCTGGTCCTTCTCGCCTCCATCAGCCCCATCACTCAGGAACACGACACTAGAGCTCCGCCTCTAGAGGTGAAACTGAAGTGGAGCACCATTTTTACACCAGTAGTTCCCAGTAACCGTGTGCCATCACCAGTAAGAGCTCACCTGTCAAAAACCTTAAAGACAATGGCGAGTTGATCCTCTGCTCTGAGAGCTCCAACTTTACACAGGCAGCAGAGGAACGCCGCAAAAGCTGCTTCATGACCTGAGAACACAAACTCCATCAGACCTCCAGAGGGTCTGGAGGACCGTCCCTTCAGAACCAGTTTAACAGGAAGTCTGGCTGCCGGGAAGGGAAGCAGGATCAGAATCCCACTTTGTTACCCGTTCCATAGTCTATCCTGGTGGGGTTCCCGACCGACTCTTTCAGGTAGACGGCAATCTCTGGAGCAGCAGCGGATCTGTCGGCAGGAAGTACGGCGGACACCAAGGTCTCGGCTTCCTGGGAACACACAGGAACGACACACTCAGCATCAACGGCGTGGGGGTTCGGCGGTGTGGGAGGAAGTCTGAACCAACCTGCTCCAGTTTGGCAAACCAGGTTCTGTAGGCTTTGTTACCGAAACGCGACGGCTGGTCAACAGGAGGAGTCTCGTTTATCCAACGGTCCAAAGTCCCCAAAAGCTCCAGCAGCCTGTCCACCGTCTGCAACAAGCAACCACATGAAGCGGCTTCATCACCTGCTGTTCGAAGCGTCAGAACACCTCCACGAGTAGGAGGAACCGGAACGCTGCAGAGGGAAAACCTCCTCCTTaagggtagggttgtcacggtaaccagtgtagcggtaaaccccggtaaaaaagttgacaataataataaccatcttgtttttttaaaacatatgttatctcggtggattaccgtggctgcggtgtaggcgcggtgacccttaccagccaccgtatcatctgctgaagttgccggcggcacatgcgcactttgttgtttacaaccaaaactttcttgaagctaaagctgaaataatggccaaaggaggagacggcagcgctcaggagtacatttattatccctcaaagaagacaaagtgggaagtacgggcatcttttggatatctgaagaatgccgagggacagttgatagaagacggctatcctgtttgcagcaggtgcagaaaaagtgtctgtgaaaggcagcaacgcttcaaatctcatgacacatctgcgtgaccatcacccacaactctacagtcaacgcaaggcaagctaacgttagcgctttagctaaaatgcgtgatccgaggatttgggttgagggagaatgcaacgagtcgctatataaagcagccgcagtgccgctacctgcatataaaccgtgtcgcggacaccgccatgttgaaatgacgctatgcatgacggggctcccaggggcagataagagttggtctctccgagaataattatgaatttaacaatgattactgcctgatgacattttcccaaatctgcaaagctcactggaaggacacaaaccgaggacaatattttcctgatatacagggtttatttagttgtctgaaaatgtaacacgtttaaaaaaataccgcgttaataccgaaaaccgtgataattttggtcacaataactgaggggttacattttcacaccgtgacaaccctacttaagGGACTTTGTTTGTCCGCTGAGACAAAAACTGGAGAACCGTGTTCTCAGTCCAAAGGAACTCCGTCTCTAGGAGGAACATCTCTAAAGGTGTCCgagtcaaaataaaaaccatttcaGACATTAAAAAAAACCAAACCTCGGAGACTTCATATTCACACGACATCTTCTTTCCCTTCACTCCTTCATTCAGCGTGACGATGAAGCTTATGTAGTCGGCGTAGGCCTGTGGGGCACAAGCAGAACCTTAGACACACACCAGAGACGCCATGTCAGGTTCATGTCCTCCACCATCAGCTCAATCTGAACATCTGGTTTCTATAAAACTAAACTGATGGGGTTTTCTCCTTTAAACACAAGTCAGAGGAAAAGAACCAAACGGATGTGAGCTACATGTGTCAGAGCTGCAGGTAGACACCTACCTGAGATCTCTTCCACTTCC
It contains:
- the ptpa gene encoding serine/threonine-protein phosphatase 2A activator isoform X3 codes for the protein MAETKQQAASSPEDEAPEVSAQASFMIPKKEISMVPDMGKWKRSQAYADYISFIVTLNEGVKGKKMSCEYEVSETVDRLLELLGTLDRWINETPPVDQPSRFGNKAYRTWFAKLEQEAETLVSAVLPADRSAAAPEIAVYLKESVGNPTRIDYGTGHEAAFAAFLCCLCKVGALRAEDQLAIVFKVFDRYLQVMRKLQKTYRMEPAGSQGVWGLDDFQFLPFIWGSSQFIGHPTLEPRHFLDEKVVNENHQDFMFLECIKFINERPIESVRGHRSAPQRCVGDGGSSKSQRSRSCPRAQEP
- the ptpa gene encoding serine/threonine-protein phosphatase 2A activator isoform X1; this translates as MAETKQQAASSPEDEAPEVSAQASFMIPKKEISMVPDMGKWKRSQAYADYISFIVTLNEGVKGKKMSCEYEVSETVDRLLELLGTLDRWINETPPVDQPSRFGNKAYRTWFAKLEQEAETLVSAVLPADRSAAAPEIAVYLKESVGNPTRIDYGTGHEAAFAAFLCCLCKVGALRAEDQLAIVFKVFDRYLQVMRKLQKTYRMEPAGSQGVWGLDDFQFLPFIWGSSQFIGHPTLEPRHFLDEKVVNENHQDFMFLECIKFINEMKTGPFAEHSNQLWNISAVPSWSKVNQGLIRMYKAEWGGCTEQTTRVQLDRGGLLVPETPTEFLITAPTSHKCSGSRGALF
- the ptpa gene encoding serine/threonine-protein phosphatase 2A activator isoform X2; amino-acid sequence: MAETKQQAASSPEDEAPEVSAQASFMIPKKEISMVPDMGKWKRSQAYADYISFIVTLNEGVKGKKMSCEYEVSETVDRLLELLGTLDRWINETPPVDQPSRFGNKAYRTWFAKLEQEAETLVSAVLPADRSAAAPEIAVYLKESVGNPTRIDYGTGHEAAFAAFLCCLCKVGALRAEDQLAIVFKVFDRYLQVMRKLQKTYRMEPAGSQGVWGLDDFQFLPFIWGSSQFIGHPTLEPRHFLDEKVVNENHQDFMFLECIKFINEMKTGPFAEHSNQLWNISAVPSWSKVNQGLIRMYKAECLEKFPVIQHFKFGSLLSIQPVKP